The sequence GGTTTGTCTAGCTGGTATCCGCTGCGAATACGCGTCCACAAATCCATCAATATCGGTTCCGGAAGGGCAGCGAACTCCTCTTCAGACAGGCTTTCGTCTTCCGGCGCCTGGAGTAAAAATGCGTGGCTCTGAGTGCTTGTGACGGCGTTCGGCGTACCTTCTGTGGCCGACGTCTTTAGATTGTAACAACCGGAAGTAAGCGAAAAAACAAATAAGAGTATGGCGAATTTTGTGAGGTTTACCGTGAATTGCTGGTAATTGGGTAGTGCCTTGATTGTGTTGAGCATTAAAAGGTAAATCTCAGTTATGTTAAAACGTATCAGTTAAAGCGTGGCGCGGTAGTTTACCGGTGCCATCTGTGATTGCATAGCCTGCGGGATGGATTGCTGCATTCTGTTTGCTGGCACAGGTTAGTACGTATCCTTGTATTGCCGAAGCCGGGTAAATACCTCCAGTTCATTACTCAAATGCGTCGAAAAATGCTTTTCCACCGACGCTATAACCTCTTTGTCACCACAGCGCAAAAATGGGTTAATTTTTAACTCTAGCTCAAGAGTGGTTGGCAGGCTTGGTTCGTCTCGAGCACGCCGTTGTTCAACGAAAGCTGTGTACTCAGGTACGTCTCGGTTACTGGGCATAACAGCTGCAGCGAAAGCCAGGTTCGCCAGAGTGTATTCGTGCGTACAATAGATACGTGTGGATACCGGTAGTTCCGCAATAGTATCAAGCGATGTTTTGAATTGCGCAGCCGTTCCGCCAAGTAGTCGCCCGCAACCCGCCGAGAATAAGGTGTCGCCGCAAAACAGGCTGACCTCATCGGCTTGCTGGAGAATGTAAGCGAAATGGATTTCGGTGTGACCGGGAATAGACATAACGCGCAGTGAAATCCCGTGTATAGGTGATACTAATTCACCGGCCTGCAGGGCATGGCTAACCTGAGGGATAGCGGGTGTGTCAGGCCCATAGACGGGGCACTGGTAGTATTCAGTCAGGCCATTAATACCATCGGTATGGTCCCAGTGCCGATGGGTAATGACTATGGCCCCAATGCGCTGCTGGTGCGCCTCCAAGTGGGCTATTACCGGTTGAACTTCACCAGGGTCTAGCACAACCACTTTATTGGAGTTTTGCTGTTCGAGCACCCAAACATAATTGTCACGGAGTATGGGGACTGCCTTAATTTCTACCATCTACACATTCGCTGTATCGCTGTTGCCTTAACGCCCAAAACACGAGGGTATTTACCCGTATAGTAATTCCTTGTGTTCGGCGGTTGCCTGGTTCAGTATAATTCTTGAATATTCATGCACCGCCTTACTTTAGCCTTTAGATTAGCCATCATGACTCCTCATAAGCGTGTTATTGCTCCGCTACATCAAACCATTGCCAATATCGCCGAGTGGTATGATACGCCACTTGGCAAGTGTGTACTTGCCGCTGAACAACAAGTGCTCAACGACGAACTGAGCTGCCTGTTTGGTTATCACCTGATGCAACTCAGTGTTCTTCCTCATCACCGGCTTTCTGAATCAAGCCGCATCAATCACTGCTTCACGCTAGCCCCCTCCGTAGTAGACGCTACCCGTGCCCGCGAGCAGCTGTGCGATGTACAGGGCCTCTCCGAGTTGGATGCCTTACCGCTAGCCGATGAATCTATCGATGTCACCATATTGCACCATGTCCTGGAGTTCTCCAGCAATCCGCATCAGGTGTTAAAAGAGGCGGCTAGAGTAACCGTTGCGCGAGGGCACATTGTTCTATTTGCCTTCAACCCTATTAGCGCTATGGGGTTGATGCAGTTGTGCTGCCAGTTTTTTAGCAAGCAAGCGATATGGCAGCGACGTCCGCTGCGCATTTCACGTATGCGCGATTGGTTAGAGTTTTTAGACTTCTCCTGCTTGGGCGTTCGCCACGTTTCGCATAACCTTCCTATCAACAATGCGCGTTACCTTGGTCACAGTCAGTTTGCCGAACGTAGGATCAGTAATCGGTTGCCGCTTAGCAATGTATATTGCATAGTCGCGCGCAAAGACAAAGTCGGGCTTACCCCGATAAAACCCGCATGGGAAAATAGCCGGTTCTTGGGGGCTCAACCTCTACCGAAGCGATCGATGAGTTCACGCTCGCCAGAATCGGCTCTTATACTGCCCCTGCGTCGTAGAAACAGAATTAAATAAGGTATATAACTTCTTGAAAAAAATAGAATTATTCTCTGATGGCGCCTGTAAGGGTAACCCAGGCCCCGGGGGCTGGGGTGTACTGTTACGCCATGAAGGAAAAGAAAAAAGCTTGTACGGTGGCGAGGCACAAACCACCAATAACCGCATGGAGCTACTCGCAGCCATTGAAGGCTTAGGCGCACTGAAAGAAACCTGCGAGGTTGTCCTAACTACAGACTCCCAGTACGTGAGAAAAGGCATTACCGAGTGGATCACCAACTGGAAGCGAAATAACTGGCGCAATGCTGCGAAAAAACCGGTTGCCAACAAAGACCTGTGGCAGGCCCTTGATGAGCAAGCGCAAAGACATAAAATTACCTGGAAGTGGGTAAAAGGTCACAGCGGTCATCGCGAGAATGAAATAGCGGACCAATTGGCCAACAAAGGCATAGAGGACTTATAGGTGAGGCAGGTCGTACTCGATACAGAAACAACCGGCCTCGAGCCGGAGCAAGGCCACAAAATCATTGAAATTGGTTGTGTAGAGTTAGTTAATCGTAAATTGACGGGCCGCCACTACCACCAATACATCAAGCCAATGCGTGACATTGACGAAGGCGCAATGGAAGTTCACGGCATTACTAACGAAATGCTCGAAGACAAGCCGGTATTCGCGCAAGTCGCCGATGAGTTTCTGACCTTTATAGGCGATGCTGAACTGGTTATCCATAATGCCCCCTTTGATGTCGGCTTTTTGGATAACGAGCTTAAATTGTTGAACCGTGGGCTTGCGTTAATCGCCGACCGGTGCGGCATACTCGATACCCTGGTGTACGCGCGGCGCAAACATCCTGGGCAAAAAAATAATCTGGATGCCCTTTGCAAACGCTACATGGTCGACAACTCTCAACGAGACCTCCATGGGGCACTGTTAGATGCGGAGATTCTGGCCGACGTTTATCTGCTGATGACCGGCGGGCAAACCAATCTAGCGCTAGGGGGGAACCAGTCTGGTTCCGGTGATCAAGAAGGGGAAGACCAAATTGTACGGCTAGACGTATCCCGACCAGCACTCAAAGTGTTAGCCCCTAGTGAAGAGGAACTCTCTGCCCATAGAGAAAAGCTCAGCACAATAGACAAAGCCTCTGGTGGAAATTGTGTGTGGCTAAAAAGTTAGATACCAAAGCCAAATAAGAAAATCCACACAATAAAAAAGGGCCCTCGGCCCTTTTTTATTGTGTGGAGGAGCCCCTTATACCATTTGGTAAACCGCAATAAAGCCAACAATACCCAAAACAAAGGTATAGGGCACAGCCATAATCACCATACGGCCATAGGACAACCGAATAAGCGGCGCTAACGCTGATGTTAGCAAGAACAGGAATGCTGCTTGCCCGTTGGGTGTGGCAACACTGGGCAAATTGGTACCCGTATTAATCGCCACAGCTAAAAGGTCGAAATGCTCACGGGTGATGGTGCCGGCATCAAGCGCATCTTTAACTTCAGTTATATAGACGGTAGCCACAAATACGTTATCGCTAATCATCGACAAAAAACCATTTGCGGCAAAGAACATTGGGCCTTGCAGGTTCTCATCCAAATCTAGCAGCATATGGGTAATTGGCTGGAAAAGGTGCTGATCGTGTATAACCGCAACGATTGCAAAAAACACCACCAACAGAGCGGTGAAAGGCAGCGCCTCTTCGAATGCATGGCCTATGCGATGCTCATCAATTACACCATTAAAGGCTGTGAGCATAATGATGACAGCTAACCCAATTAAGCCAACCTCAGCTACATGCAGCGCGAGGGCGACAACTAGAAATAGCGCACCAGCGGCCTGAATAATAAGCTCGCATTTTTCTCGGGTAGTGCGCTTCGCCGACTGCACCTTATCGAAATCCGTAAGAATTTTACGAACACTTTCTGGCAACTCCGAACCGTAACCAAAGAATTTAACCTTCTCTAAGACTCCGCAGGTAATGAGGCCAGCAACGAGGGTTGGCATAGATACAGGCGCCATTTTGAGGAAGAAAGTAATGAAATCCCAGCCGGCCTCCTCTGCAATCACCAGGTTTTGGGGCTCGCCAACTAGCGTACAGACACCACCCAAGGCCGTACCCACTGCGCCGTGCATAATTAAGCTACGCAGGAATGCTCGAAAAGCCTCTAAGTCTTGGCTATGGGTATCTTGGACATTACCGTCGTCTGAATGGTCATAGTCTCCACCTGATCCGTGGTGGCCTGATGCAAACCGGTGATACACCCCATAAAAACCCACCGACACTGCAATCAACACCGCCGTCACCGTTAACGCATCGAGAAATGCTGATAAAACAGCCGAAACCAAGCAAAACAATAGCGATAACAAAACTTTCGAGCGAATACCCAGAAGGATTTTAGTGAATATAAACAGCAACAGGCTTTTCATAAAATAAATGCCTGCAACCATGAACATCAGTAGCAAAATCACTTCAAAGTTGGCTGCCGTTTCATGGAAAACGCTGTCTGGCGAGGTCATACCAATAGCTACAGCCTCGATAGCAAGCAGCCCGCCAGGCTGCAATGGATAGCATTTTAACGCCATCGCTAGCGTAAAGATGAACTCAAGCACCAACACCCAGCCCGCGAGAAAAGGGTTAATGGCGAAAAGTACCGGGTTAATAATTAAGAAAGCAATAATGGTTTGCTTGTACCAAGTGCCGGATTGACCAAGAAAATTATCGGCGAAGGCGCTTAGAGTGTTTTGTGACATGAGGATAAATCCTTAAAGATCAGCAGGTATGGATAAAACGTCTGATTTTAGGCTAAACAGAAATAAGGATAGACCATTCCGGCTATTAAAGCGTTTATAGGATTAAGTGTATTTCTGCTGCATCTGTTGGTATTACCACCAAAATCAGTACAAAAGCCGAGCATCTATAGCTAAAGCATAGGGTGATTTCACAGGGCCGCGTAAAATGAACTATCAACTAGTAAAATGCAAGCATTATCAGTCACTTAGAGTGAGCCAAACGTAAAGTTTTACCGAGCGAGTAGTGGTGCGAGTATTTGTGAAAACGGTAAAGGTTTAGACTTGGCGCCGTGCTCAGCCTGGGTGCCAGATAATAGCGTGTGACAAAATCGAGATTTTCTATTAAGGTTCGAAGGTAACTCTAAGAAAATTAAAGACTTTTTGCCGATCCATATTATACTTAGATGGTCTTAGGGTATGGTCGCAGGCCGTTAACTTGTGCAAAGTATCGAGTAAATATTAAGTAATATGGTTATTATCACCAGAATCGTAATAACCCAAGCGACAGGCGCTTGGGTTATTTGCCAAAAGTTAAATATACAGTTGAGGAAAGTTGTATTGTGAAGCGGTCAACGGATGCTGTGAATTTTCAATCGTTGAACATGGTGCGGGAAGAACTCGTCGCTACAATCGAGGAGTCTGCGCGCACCCTAGAAAACTTTGTTAATCAGCAAGAGGACACCAAAGCGCTACAAAGCTGCATAGATGGTATTCGCCAGATCGTCGGGATTTTACGGTTAATCCAGTTTAACGGCGCGTGCTTGTTAGCTGAAGAGCTTCTCGTTACTGCAAACGATATATCTCCAGGTAACAGCGGCCCAGAGTACGATAAGCGTTTAGTCGTTATTTCCAATACATTCTTTGTTTTAACCAGATACTTAGAATACATTCAACAAGTTGAACGAAAAGTTCCTATCTTGTTGGTCGCTCAGATAAACGAATTAAGAAAGCTGCGTTCCGAGCCAGCCTTGACCGAATGTCACTTTTTTCATATAGACCTCGGCAAATCGCCACAGATACCGGCTTTCGATACGCTTGATACCCACGGTGAACCCTTTCAAAACACCGTGCGCCGCCTGCGTCAAATGTATCAAATTGGCTTACTCGGGCTGGTTCGGGAAAAACAACTAAAAAATTCTCTGGCCTTAATGCGAAGAGCGATGATTCGCATGCAAAGATTAACGGGTACCAAGCCCCCCCTTGCACTGCTGTGGTGGATGGCGAATATAACCCTCGACGCAATGAATGCACAGGGCATGGCCATCCTTGAAACGCGAAAATTGCTCTTTAGCCGAATTGACCGTGTTTTACGTCAGGTACAAAATAACGGCGAAGCTGCATTAAACTCGGCGCCGCCGCGAGCGCTCCTAAAAGAACTGGTCTACCTTATAGCGCTCTCAGGAAAAGATTCCGACGATATCCGCACCATTCGCAGTAATTACGGTATAGAGTCTTTTGCTTATAGTGACAAAGACCTTACCAATGAACGCGATGCACTCCACGGCCCAAGTGCTCATACCGTCATGTCACTGGCTAAAGTACTGCAATCCGAGCTTACCAACACCAAAAGAGTACTCGAAAGCGCCGCCCAAAGTGAATCTCAAAGAGTAGATGATATTGATGAATTTATAGCCAACCTGCATAAAATTGCCGAAATACTCGCAATTGTTGGCTTAACTTCGCCGAGCAATATTTTGCGCGAGGAAATTAAGCGAATTCAACTATGGAAAATGGCGGAAGATGGGCCTGATGGTTCGGAGCTTGCCGACGTAGCCAATACCATGCTTTACCTCGACAGTGCCGTACTCGCACTTGAAAGCGCCAAGCTGTCCGATGAAAAACTCGCCGAAGCTAACAAAGTCGCCCAACAGGAAATTGTAGCCTCAACTGAATTGTCAGAAGCAGGGCGCATTGTTATCGAGGAGTGTGAGGCGGGCCTTTCTTTAACAAAACGAGCTTTAACCTCCTTCTCGGACTCCAATTTTGATACTGGGCATATCCGTAACATCGCCAAAACACTCAACACTGTTCGTGGCGGCATGATTATGCTCAAAAAAGACCGCGCAGCCGATATTCTAGGGCAATGCGTTCGTTTTGTTGAGGACGTGCTAATGGATCCTGATCGCCCAGCTGCACTGAAAGAATTACTTGAAACCTTTGCCGATGCAGTGGTGGCCGTTGAATACTATTTAGACTCCGCCAGCATTAATTTAGAAATGGACGACACGGTTCTTAAAGTTGCCGAAGAAAGCCTAGAAGCGCTAGGGCATGCAGTCTATGGAGACGATTAAGCTCGAAAATCTGAACCTGCCAGCCAAGACCCAGTTAATTGTTGTTCTTAGAGGTAAAAAAATTCTTATCGGCGAGGTAAAGCAGCGCTTTATTTTCGATTTTACCGAGCTCAGCTTTC comes from Teredinibacter franksiae and encodes:
- the nhaB gene encoding sodium/proton antiporter NhaB, with protein sequence MSQNTLSAFADNFLGQSGTWYKQTIIAFLIINPVLFAINPFLAGWVLVLEFIFTLAMALKCYPLQPGGLLAIEAVAIGMTSPDSVFHETAANFEVILLLMFMVAGIYFMKSLLLFIFTKILLGIRSKVLLSLLFCLVSAVLSAFLDALTVTAVLIAVSVGFYGVYHRFASGHHGSGGDYDHSDDGNVQDTHSQDLEAFRAFLRSLIMHGAVGTALGGVCTLVGEPQNLVIAEEAGWDFITFFLKMAPVSMPTLVAGLITCGVLEKVKFFGYGSELPESVRKILTDFDKVQSAKRTTREKCELIIQAAGALFLVVALALHVAEVGLIGLAVIIMLTAFNGVIDEHRIGHAFEEALPFTALLVVFFAIVAVIHDQHLFQPITHMLLDLDENLQGPMFFAANGFLSMISDNVFVATVYITEVKDALDAGTITREHFDLLAVAINTGTNLPSVATPNGQAAFLFLLTSALAPLIRLSYGRMVIMAVPYTFVLGIVGFIAVYQMV
- the rnhA gene encoding ribonuclease HI, which translates into the protein MKKIELFSDGACKGNPGPGGWGVLLRHEGKEKSLYGGEAQTTNNRMELLAAIEGLGALKETCEVVLTTDSQYVRKGITEWITNWKRNNWRNAAKKPVANKDLWQALDEQAQRHKITWKWVKGHSGHRENEIADQLANKGIEDL
- the dnaQ gene encoding DNA polymerase III subunit epsilon, yielding MRQVVLDTETTGLEPEQGHKIIEIGCVELVNRKLTGRHYHQYIKPMRDIDEGAMEVHGITNEMLEDKPVFAQVADEFLTFIGDAELVIHNAPFDVGFLDNELKLLNRGLALIADRCGILDTLVYARRKHPGQKNNLDALCKRYMVDNSQRDLHGALLDAEILADVYLLMTGGQTNLALGGNQSGSGDQEGEDQIVRLDVSRPALKVLAPSEEELSAHREKLSTIDKASGGNCVWLKS
- the gloB gene encoding hydroxyacylglutathione hydrolase gives rise to the protein MVEIKAVPILRDNYVWVLEQQNSNKVVVLDPGEVQPVIAHLEAHQQRIGAIVITHRHWDHTDGINGLTEYYQCPVYGPDTPAIPQVSHALQAGELVSPIHGISLRVMSIPGHTEIHFAYILQQADEVSLFCGDTLFSAGCGRLLGGTAAQFKTSLDTIAELPVSTRIYCTHEYTLANLAFAAAVMPSNRDVPEYTAFVEQRRARDEPSLPTTLELELKINPFLRCGDKEVIASVEKHFSTHLSNELEVFTRLRQYKDTY
- a CDS encoding class I SAM-dependent methyltransferase → MTPHKRVIAPLHQTIANIAEWYDTPLGKCVLAAEQQVLNDELSCLFGYHLMQLSVLPHHRLSESSRINHCFTLAPSVVDATRAREQLCDVQGLSELDALPLADESIDVTILHHVLEFSSNPHQVLKEAARVTVARGHIVLFAFNPISAMGLMQLCCQFFSKQAIWQRRPLRISRMRDWLEFLDFSCLGVRHVSHNLPINNARYLGHSQFAERRISNRLPLSNVYCIVARKDKVGLTPIKPAWENSRFLGAQPLPKRSMSSRSPESALILPLRRRNRIK
- a CDS encoding CDP-diacylglycerol--glycerol-3-phosphate 3-phosphatidyltransferase, translated to MKRSTDAVNFQSLNMVREELVATIEESARTLENFVNQQEDTKALQSCIDGIRQIVGILRLIQFNGACLLAEELLVTANDISPGNSGPEYDKRLVVISNTFFVLTRYLEYIQQVERKVPILLVAQINELRKLRSEPALTECHFFHIDLGKSPQIPAFDTLDTHGEPFQNTVRRLRQMYQIGLLGLVREKQLKNSLALMRRAMIRMQRLTGTKPPLALLWWMANITLDAMNAQGMAILETRKLLFSRIDRVLRQVQNNGEAALNSAPPRALLKELVYLIALSGKDSDDIRTIRSNYGIESFAYSDKDLTNERDALHGPSAHTVMSLAKVLQSELTNTKRVLESAAQSESQRVDDIDEFIANLHKIAEILAIVGLTSPSNILREEIKRIQLWKMAEDGPDGSELADVANTMLYLDSAVLALESAKLSDEKLAEANKVAQQEIVASTELSEAGRIVIEECEAGLSLTKRALTSFSDSNFDTGHIRNIAKTLNTVRGGMIMLKKDRAADILGQCVRFVEDVLMDPDRPAALKELLETFADAVVAVEYYLDSASINLEMDDTVLKVAEESLEALGHAVYGDD